From Candidatus Defluviilinea gracilis, a single genomic window includes:
- a CDS encoding sodium-translocating pyrophosphatase yields the protein MQGLTSLEEIAIWAVFGVAILGLLYAIFLRSQILREDKGTEKMQEVWNAIKDGADAYLKRQLRSILPLIGVLTIALFFSVYIVPPSPEALERFEGVPAETVRLWIGLARAFAFVMGAGFSLAVGQIGMRMAVEGNVRVASASKRSFGDSLRIAYRAGTITGMLTDGLGLLGGTLIFIVLGIAAPDALLGFGFGGTLLALFMRVGGGIFTKAADVGADLVGKVEAGIPEDDPRNPAVVADLVGDNVGDCAGMAADIFESYEVTIVSGLILGLALWHTTGRLEWIIFPLMVRGIGVLSSIIGTYFVRAGATGKAHDAMKAIFSGFLTSAVISAVLFFVAGFLYMKDTMAEFGGWWRMPAAVGVGVLLAIVIDRLTEYFTGTHAQPVNDIKKSADTGPATLILNGVSVGFESSVWSVLVIALTIVASIFIFGTIPDVTAAERATFILYGVAMTGIGMLTLTGNNVAMDSFGPISDNANGIGEMAWHGKTDKETKAAQQIMADLDAVGNTTKAITKGVAIGSAVIAAVSLFGSFLVDVSRAQTALGVPLEAQIQSIGIRADVPQVFVGMLVGGALPWLFSSFAIQAVARAASLIVLEVRRQFKLGVLEGKVAPDYKQAVGISTTAAQKELVSLALLGIVTPIVVGLTLQVEALGGMLAGIIVSGQLLAVFLNNSGGAWDNAKKLIEDEPKDPANNLGKGSERHKAGVVGDTVGDPFKDTAGPALNPMIKVVNLVAVIVAPIVVQYSGGGSIGVWAVAAALVAVLAWAVMRSKAPAESMTK from the coding sequence ATGCAAGGACTTACTTCGCTGGAGGAAATTGCCATTTGGGCTGTGTTTGGCGTTGCCATTCTCGGCTTGCTGTATGCGATTTTTCTTCGATCCCAGATCCTGCGTGAAGATAAAGGCACGGAGAAGATGCAGGAAGTCTGGAACGCGATCAAGGATGGAGCGGACGCCTATTTGAAAAGGCAGTTGCGCTCCATTTTGCCGTTAATCGGCGTTTTGACGATCGCGCTCTTTTTCTCCGTGTATATTGTTCCGCCCTCCCCCGAAGCGCTCGAACGCTTTGAAGGCGTGCCGGCAGAAACGGTCCGCTTGTGGATCGGTCTGGCGCGCGCGTTCGCCTTTGTGATGGGCGCGGGCTTCTCGCTGGCGGTCGGGCAGATCGGCATGCGCATGGCGGTGGAAGGCAATGTGCGCGTGGCTTCCGCGTCGAAACGCTCGTTCGGCGACTCGCTCCGTATTGCGTATCGCGCCGGCACGATCACCGGTATGCTCACCGATGGGCTGGGTCTGTTGGGCGGCACGTTGATCTTCATCGTTCTCGGCATCGCCGCGCCGGACGCGTTGCTCGGTTTCGGTTTTGGCGGCACACTGCTCGCGTTGTTCATGCGCGTGGGCGGCGGCATCTTCACCAAAGCGGCTGACGTGGGCGCGGACCTGGTCGGCAAGGTCGAGGCAGGCATCCCGGAGGATGACCCGAGGAATCCCGCAGTGGTGGCTGACCTCGTGGGCGACAACGTCGGCGATTGCGCCGGCATGGCGGCGGATATCTTCGAATCCTACGAAGTGACGATCGTCTCCGGTTTGATTCTTGGTCTCGCCCTTTGGCACACGACCGGGCGCCTCGAGTGGATCATCTTCCCATTGATGGTGCGCGGTATCGGCGTGCTTTCCTCGATCATCGGCACGTACTTTGTGCGCGCCGGCGCCACCGGGAAAGCCCACGACGCAATGAAGGCGATCTTCAGCGGCTTCTTGACCTCCGCTGTGATCTCTGCTGTTCTGTTCTTCGTTGCCGGCTTCTTATATATGAAAGACACAATGGCTGAGTTTGGCGGTTGGTGGAGAATGCCGGCGGCTGTGGGCGTTGGTGTGTTGCTCGCGATCGTTATTGACCGCCTGACTGAATATTTCACCGGCACGCATGCCCAGCCTGTGAACGATATCAAGAAATCTGCCGACACAGGTCCCGCCACGTTGATCTTGAACGGCGTTTCGGTCGGTTTTGAATCGTCCGTGTGGTCGGTGTTGGTCATTGCGTTGACCATCGTCGCCTCGATCTTTATTTTCGGCACGATCCCCGATGTGACTGCCGCGGAACGCGCGACGTTCATTTTGTACGGCGTGGCGATGACCGGCATCGGCATGTTGACCCTGACCGGTAACAACGTGGCGATGGATTCATTCGGTCCCATTTCAGATAACGCCAATGGTATCGGTGAAATGGCATGGCACGGCAAAACCGACAAGGAAACCAAAGCCGCCCAGCAGATCATGGCTGATCTCGACGCGGTCGGTAACACCACGAAAGCCATCACGAAAGGCGTTGCCATCGGTTCCGCTGTCATTGCGGCTGTTTCGCTCTTTGGCTCGTTCCTCGTGGACGTTTCGCGCGCGCAGACCGCGCTGGGCGTTCCTCTCGAAGCGCAGATTCAATCCATCGGCATCCGCGCTGATGTGCCGCAAGTGTTCGTGGGCATGTTGGTCGGCGGCGCGTTGCCGTGGCTGTTCTCGTCGTTCGCCATTCAGGCAGTCGCTCGCGCGGCTTCGCTGATCGTGTTGGAAGTCCGCCGCCAGTTCAAATTGGGCGTGCTGGAAGGTAAAGTGGCTCCCGACTACAAACAAGCCGTTGGCATTTCCACAACTGCCGCCCAGAAAGAATTGGTTTCGCTGGCGTTGCTCGGCATCGTCACGCCGATCGTGGTCGGGTTGACCCTGCAAGTGGAAGCCCTCGGCGGTATGCTGGCTGGCATCATCGTCTCCGGTCAATTGTTGGCGGTGTTCCTCAATAACTCCGGTGGCGCATGGGATAACGCCAAGAAACTCATCGAAGACGAGCCGAAAGACCCCGCCAATAATCTCGGCAAAGGCTCCGAACGTCACAAGGCTGGCGTGGTGGGCGACACGGTCGGCGATCCGTTCAAGGATACGGCTGGTCCCGCGCTCAACCCGATGATCAAGGTGGTGAACCTCGTCGCGGTGATCGTCGCTCCGATCGTGGTGCAATACTCCGGCGGCGGTTCAATTGGCGTCTGGGCAGTTGCCGCGGCGTTGGTCGCTGTCCTCGCCTGGGCTGTGATGCGCTCGAAGGCGCCGGCAGAGTCGATGACGAAGTAA